A DNA window from Sylvia atricapilla isolate bSylAtr1 chromosome 6, bSylAtr1.pri, whole genome shotgun sequence contains the following coding sequences:
- the SSRP1 gene encoding FACT complex subunit SSRP1: MADTLEFNEIYQEVKGSMNDGRLRLSRQGVIFKNSKTGKVDNIQASELAEGVWRRVALGHGLKLLTKNGHVYKYDGFRESEFDKLSDFFKAHYCLELAEKDLCVKGWNWGTVRFGGQLLSFDIGEQPVFEIPLSNVSQCTTGKNEVTLEFHQNDDAEVSLMEVRFYVPPTQEDGVDPVEAFAQNVLSKADVIQATGDAICIFRELQCLTPRGRYDIRIYPTFLHLHGKTFDYKIPYTTVLRLFLLPHKDQRQMFFVISLDPPIKQGQTRYHFLILLFSKDEDISLTLNMNEEEVEKRFEGRLTKNMSGSLYEMVSRVMKALVNRKITVPGNFQGHSGAQCITCSYKASSGLLYPLERGFIYVHKPPVHIRFDEISFVNFARGTTTTRSFDFEIETKQGTQYTFSSIEREEYGKLFDFVNAKKLNIKNRGLKEGMKQSYDEYADSDEDQHDAYLERMKEEGKIREENANDSSDGSGEETDESFNPGEEDDDVAEEFDSNASASSSSGDGDSDRDDKKPAKKAKIVKDRKPRKKQPESKKGKDPNAPKRPMSAYMLWLNASREKIKSDHPGISITDLSKKAGELWKAMSKEKKEEWDRKAEDARRDYEKAMKEYSKGDSHRGERSKKKKKKQEKLVKGKGDKKGTTSKSASSKSPAKGTSDSFKSKEFVSSDESSSAESKKEDSEDEGAASPPPSSEDSASGSD, from the exons ATGGCCGATACGCTGGAGTTCAACGAGATCTACCAGGAGGTGAAGGGGTCCATG AATGATGGGCGGCTGCGGCTGAGCCGGCAGGGCGTCATCTTCAAGAACAGCAAGACAGGGAAGGTGGACAACATCCAGGCCTCAGAGCTGGCCGAGGGCGTGTGGCGGCGCGTGGCGCTGGGGCACGGCCTCAAGCTGCTCACCAAGAATGGCCACGTCTACAAGTACGACGGGTTCCGGGAGTCG GAATTTGACAAGCTTTCAGATTTCTTCAAGGCCCACTATTGTCTGGAGCTCGCAGAGAAGGATCTATGTGTGAAGGGCTGGAACTGGGGCACGGTGAGGTTTGGAG GGCAGCTTCTCTCCTTCGACATCGGGGAGCAGCCGGTGTTTGAGATCCCGCTCAGCAATGTGTCCCAGTGCACCACGGGCAAGAACGAGGTGACGCTGGAGTTCCACCAGAACGATGACGCCGAGGTCTCACTTATGGAGGTCCGGTTCTACGTGCCCCCCACGCAGGAGGACGGCGTGGACCCCGTGGAG GCCTTTGCCCAGAACGTGCTGTCCAAGGCAGACGTGATCCAGGCCACCGGAGATGCCATCTGCATCTTCCGGGAGCTGCAGTGCCTGACGCCGCGTGGGCGCTACGACATCCGCATCTACCCCACCTTCCTGCACCTGCACGGCAAGACCTTCGACTACAAGATCCCCTACACCACCGTGCTGCGCCTCTTCCTGCTCCCGCACAAGGACCAGCGCCAGATGTTCTTCGTG aTCAGCCTGGACCCCCCCATAAAGCAAGGCCAGACACGCTACCACTTCCTCATCCTGCTCTTTTCCAAGGATGAGGACATCTCCCTGACCCTCAACATGAATGA ggaggaggtggagaagCGCTTTGAGGGGCGGCTCACCAAGAACATGTCGGGGTCCCTCTACGAGATGGTCAGCCGAGTGATGAAGGCACTGGTGAACCGCAAGATCACCGTGCCTGGAAACTTCCAGGG ACACTCTGGAGCCCAGTGCATCACGTGCTCCTACAAGGCCAGCTCGGGGCTGCTGTACCCTCTGGAGAGGGGCTTCATCTATGTGCACAAGCCCCCCGTGCACATCCGCTTCGATGAGATCTCCTTTGTCAACTTCGCCCGTGGCACCACCACCACCCGCTCCTTCGACTTTGAGATCGAGACCAAGCAGGGCACCCAGTACACCTTCAGCAGCATCGAGAG GGAGGAGTACGGGAAGCTCTTCGACTTCGTCAATGCTAAGAAGCTGAACATCAAGAACCGGGGGCTGAAGGAG GGAATGAAGCAGAGCTATGATGAATATGCCGACTCTGATGAGGACCAGCACGATGCCTACTTGGAGAGGATGAAAGAGGAGGGCAAGATCCGGGAGGAGAATGCCAATGACAGCAGTGATGGCTCTGGGGAGGAGACAG ATGAGTCCTTCAaccctggagaagaggatgaTGACGTGGCTGAAGA GTTTGACAGCAACGCCTCAGCCAGCTCCTCCAGCGGTGATGGCGACAGCGACCGTGACGACAAGAAACCGGCCAAGAAGGCCAAGATCGTCAAGGACCGCAAGCCCCGCAAGAAGCAGCCAGAG AGCAAGAAGGGGAAGGACCCCAATGCTCCCAAGCGCCCAATGTCTGCCTACATGCTCTGGCTGAATGCCAGCCGGGAGAAGATCAAGTCGGACCACCCTGGCATCAGCATCACTGATCTGTCCAAGAAGGCCGGGGAGCTCTGGAAGGCCATGTccaaggagaagaaggag GAGTGGGATCGGAAGGCAGAAGATGCCAGGAGGGACTATGAGAAGGCCATGAAGGAATACAGCAAGGGTGACAGCCACAGGGG GGAAAGGTcgaagaagaaaaagaagaagcaggagaagctggTGAAGGGGAAAGGGGACAAGAAAGGCACCACCTCCAAGTCCGCATCCTCCAAGTCCCCGGCTAAGGGCACGAGTGACAGCTTCAAGAGCAAGGAATTCGTGTCTAGCGATGAGAGCTCCTCTGCAGAGAGCAAGAAGGAG GACTCAGAGGACgagggagctgccagcccacCTCCCAGCTCAGAGGACTCTGCATCCGGCTCGGATtag
- the P2RX3 gene encoding P2X purinoceptor 3 isoform X2: protein MSLSGSRTRWVSDFFSYETTKSVVVKSWVVGVVNRGVQLLILAYFVGWVFLHEKAYQVRDTAIESSVVTKVKGVGRYAGQVMDTADYVTPPQGTSVFVVVTKQIRTEDQAQGVCPESEAAFHCSADRDCRELSPGTSNGMLTGRCVPYNTTLRSCEIQGWCPPEVDTVDVPVMLEAENFTLLIKNSIRFPLFGFEKTNLPPPGSGTELGRCRFHPQLQPLCPILRLGDVARLAGQDFPALAATAWERCLPRYSFTRLDSLARTPAPGYNFRHARYYRWPNGSERRTLIKAFGIRFDVLVYGSAGKFGIVPTLINTVAAFTSIGVGTVLCDIILLNFLKGAEHYKARKFEEVSEAVLPTTPASPKACPPGALEASSRDKQSTDSGTFSLGL from the exons ATGTCCCTCTCGGGCTCTCGCACCCGCTGGGTGAGCGACTTCTTCTCCTACGAGACCACCAAGTCGGTGGTGGTGAAGAGCTGGGTGGTGGGCGTCGTCAACCGCGGCGTCCAGCTTCTCATCCTCGCCTACTTCGTCGG CTGGGTGTTCCTCCATGAGAAAGCGTATCAGGTGCGGGACACCGCCATCGAGTCCTCCGTGGTCACCAAGGTGAAGGGCGTGGGGCGCTACGCGGGGCAGGTGATGGACACGGCCGACTACGTCACGCCCCCTCAG GGCACCTCGGTGTTCGTGGTGGTCACCAAGCAGATCCGGACCGAGGACCAGGCGCAGGGCGTGTGCCCGGAG AGCGAAGCCGCGTTCCACTGCTCGGCGGACCGGGACTGCCGGGAGCTGAGCCCGGGCACGAGCAACG GGATGCTGACAGGGCGCTGCGTCCCCTACAACACGACCCTGCGCTCCTGCGAGATCCAGGGCTGGTGCCCGCCCGAGGTGGACACTGTTGACGT cccCGTCATGCTGGAAGCTGAGAACTTCACCCTCCTCATCAAGAATAGCATCCGCTTCCCGCTCTTTGGCTTTGAGAA gaccAACCTGCCGCCCCCTGGCAGTGGGACGGAGCTGGGCCGGTGTCGCTTccacccacagctgcagcccctgtgccccatCCTGCGCCTGGGGGATGTGGCACGTCTGGCTGGGCAGGACTTCCCTGCGCTGGCTGCCACC GCCTGGGAGCGCTGCCTGCCCCGCTACTCCTTCACCCGCCTGGACAGCCTGGCCCGGACCCCTGCCCCTGGATACAACTTCAG gcatGCCAGATACTACCGCTGGCCCAACGGCTCTGAGCGCCGCACCCTCATCAAGGCCTTTGGGATCCGCTTTGATGTCCTGGTGTATGGCAGC GCTGGGAAGTTCGGCATTGTCCCCACCCTCATCAACACGGTGGCTGCTTTCACCTCCATTGGTGTG GGCACGGTGCTGTGCGACATCATCCTGCTCAACTTCCTCAAGGGCGCTGAGCACTACAAGGCCCGCAAGTTCGAGGAG GTGTCGGAGGCTGTCCTGCCCACCACCCCTGCCAGCCCCAAGGCGTGTCCCCCCGGGGCGCTGGAGGCCAGCTCCCGGGACAAGCAATCCACCGACTCAGGCACCTTCTCCCTCGGCCTCTAG
- the P2RX3 gene encoding P2X purinoceptor 3 isoform X1, which translates to MSLSGSRTRWVSDFFSYETTKSVVVKSWVVGVVNRGVQLLILAYFVGWVFLHEKAYQVRDTAIESSVVTKVKGVGRYAGQVMDTADYVTPPQGTSVFVVVTKQIRTEDQAQGVCPESEAAFHCSADRDCRELSPGTSNGMLTGRCVPYNTTLRSCEIQGWCPPEVDTVDVPVMLEAENFTLLIKNSIRFPLFGFEKTNLPPPGSGTELGRCRFHPQLQPLCPILRLGDVARLAGQDFPALAATGGVLGIKIGWVCDLDQAWERCLPRYSFTRLDSLARTPAPGYNFRHARYYRWPNGSERRTLIKAFGIRFDVLVYGSAGKFGIVPTLINTVAAFTSIGVGTVLCDIILLNFLKGAEHYKARKFEEVSEAVLPTTPASPKACPPGALEASSRDKQSTDSGTFSLGL; encoded by the exons ATGTCCCTCTCGGGCTCTCGCACCCGCTGGGTGAGCGACTTCTTCTCCTACGAGACCACCAAGTCGGTGGTGGTGAAGAGCTGGGTGGTGGGCGTCGTCAACCGCGGCGTCCAGCTTCTCATCCTCGCCTACTTCGTCGG CTGGGTGTTCCTCCATGAGAAAGCGTATCAGGTGCGGGACACCGCCATCGAGTCCTCCGTGGTCACCAAGGTGAAGGGCGTGGGGCGCTACGCGGGGCAGGTGATGGACACGGCCGACTACGTCACGCCCCCTCAG GGCACCTCGGTGTTCGTGGTGGTCACCAAGCAGATCCGGACCGAGGACCAGGCGCAGGGCGTGTGCCCGGAG AGCGAAGCCGCGTTCCACTGCTCGGCGGACCGGGACTGCCGGGAGCTGAGCCCGGGCACGAGCAACG GGATGCTGACAGGGCGCTGCGTCCCCTACAACACGACCCTGCGCTCCTGCGAGATCCAGGGCTGGTGCCCGCCCGAGGTGGACACTGTTGACGT cccCGTCATGCTGGAAGCTGAGAACTTCACCCTCCTCATCAAGAATAGCATCCGCTTCCCGCTCTTTGGCTTTGAGAA gaccAACCTGCCGCCCCCTGGCAGTGGGACGGAGCTGGGCCGGTGTCGCTTccacccacagctgcagcccctgtgccccatCCTGCGCCTGGGGGATGTGGCACGTCTGGCTGGGCAGGACTTCCCTGCGCTGGCTGCCACC gggggggTGCTGGGGATCAAGATCGGGTGGGTGTGTGACCTGGACCAGGCCTGGGAGCGCTGCCTGCCCCGCTACTCCTTCACCCGCCTGGACAGCCTGGCCCGGACCCCTGCCCCTGGATACAACTTCAG gcatGCCAGATACTACCGCTGGCCCAACGGCTCTGAGCGCCGCACCCTCATCAAGGCCTTTGGGATCCGCTTTGATGTCCTGGTGTATGGCAGC GCTGGGAAGTTCGGCATTGTCCCCACCCTCATCAACACGGTGGCTGCTTTCACCTCCATTGGTGTG GGCACGGTGCTGTGCGACATCATCCTGCTCAACTTCCTCAAGGGCGCTGAGCACTACAAGGCCCGCAAGTTCGAGGAG GTGTCGGAGGCTGTCCTGCCCACCACCCCTGCCAGCCCCAAGGCGTGTCCCCCCGGGGCGCTGGAGGCCAGCTCCCGGGACAAGCAATCCACCGACTCAGGCACCTTCTCCCTCGGCCTCTAG